The Elaeis guineensis isolate ETL-2024a chromosome 12, EG11, whole genome shotgun sequence sequence ttgagaattgcatgagatgcaattggataggtttttctacttttgaacttattgagatttgttgtgatatccacaagatttcattgagtgattaagatctcaaccccattaagaaaccaaattaaggtttcttgtttaccataggagagaactATGATATCCgacaaaatagtgagagatataactagttaaaagacctcatctagttatgcatatcaaacatgagtagtctgcttatactattgttctttatttatgtagatttaaatctacattatggcttctttattttcactacatgaaaccatgttgaccgatccaaactatgtggattgattgaggaacttgcaaattagatTCGTACTAGAGAAGAActccgatgttctggatattcctaACCCTAGATCGGTCAGCAATTTGCTACTTGATTTTGAAAATATAGAAATAATAACCATGCCCCCGAGCCAATTTCTTGTTTTTGCAGATACTATAAATACTCAGTTATGCTTTATACAAGAAAAATGGATGTCACTTACCGATAAGAAGTCACATCTACAGTACTAAGAGAACTTACTCGAATATAGGACCTCGAGAAGGGATTTCGGAACTCGGAATCATCAAGCTTCCGAATCTGATAATCAACAAATACATACATATCACAAAAGAAGTTGCAAAGTAGAGGAGTAAAAATAACAGAGACTGATGCTTACAGCATACTTCATGTCCTCATAATTAGTATAATCAACCAAACCCATAGTGCCTAAAAAAGCAAGCAAAAAATCTAAGTCAGCATGTCtataattagaaatataaattcaGTAGGTGAACCATAGGGAAAATAGTAAGCATGGAAAGTGTTACATGAATCTAAGTCAGCATGTCCAAAATTAAACATAAATTCAGCAGGTGAACCACAGGGAAAACAGTAAGCATGGAAAGCATTCCAAGCAGAGCATGTAATGCGTGAAAATTGCAGTAGAAAGTTTCATAAGAATATGATGTCTAGAAGTAGAAATAGTTCAGCAAGTAAACAATGAGCAAAGGAGCAATCAGGGAATGCATcctaataagaaaataaaatgcgTGAGAGCTGCAGTAGAAAGTTTCTATTAATTAGGTTGAATAATAACTCAATTTTTATACTTGTCACTCATCATTTCACAAATGCAATTGTAGGCATGTAAGCTTGCAATAACGTCACAAAGTTTTAGCTTAGGCATAAACTATCTTAGCTTGCAGTTTTATTGTGATATGTCCATGGAGTCAAACtgacctgtcaatcctattcaaaTACCTCAAACTTTAGAAGGTCATTTTAGCATATTAATACAAAAATGTATATCGTTCCAAGTACTTCAACTGTGTAGGTGCCAAAGGCTAAGCTAGATCTAGCTGCTACAGTTCCCATAGGATGGTAAATTAACATCTAAATATAATCAACTCTATAGAAAAGCAGGAAGGTAGCTTCAATAATTGCAGAAGTTGATCCTGCCAAAAAGCAACAACAAATTAAGCAGACTTAGGTCAAGGAACGTAATAGATActcaatattttcaaaatttctgCTTAGTTAAAAATTGGTCATCACCATCAGAGGCCATTATTATGAGGCCATTAATCCTCACCAATCAGGTCATTCCAaacatctttaaaaaaaattaaaaaaaaaagatatggtttcTTTCAATTCAAACTATGAACTGCCATCAATAAATGAAACATAAGCTTAACAggacaaaatcaaatttttagaaaaaatgtaAGAGAAATTTCAGAAGAACCAAAAACTTAAGGTGTAGCTCTGTCAACACAGTATCTGCTCCCTAAAAATCATAATGGGTATATAAAACCaacctctataaaaaaaaaagggccttcaatgatttattttttttcttttcaaatattggactagaaaaaaaaaaagaaaagatataacCCACAGGCAAGGTACGCCATCTCGATACCAGAACCCGTATTAGGTCCACCCTGTCACTCTACCAATACGCTTGATATAGGGGCTAGTTCGGCGTACCGAGTGTTGGTACACCCCCTGTACTATGTATCGATGTGGTACACCACGTATCATCTGGTTCACTATGGTATGGCATACCTTGCCTATAGGAGATTGAAATTATAAAATCTTGTCTAAAGTTAATAAAATTTAAACAAATCATCAAACTCAAACCTTACATAGAAAAGTGTTATGTAAGGTACACATCTTTagcccccaccaaaaaaaaaaaaaagagattgtcAAACAAAGATTTTACAATTGGTTGAGGAGATCAAATACTGGCTTTATTTCTAAAGCATCAAAGTACAGCTACATTCCGGATCACATCAGATATTTCAAAAGCAGCAATCGAATTCAGGTGGTTGGTGTATCGCATAGATAGTTGTCATCTAAGAAATATTAAAAAGCAATCAGGTTTATTAAGATAGACAGAAATAAGGGAAGAATAGAAAAAAGGAAGACATTAAGTATAAATTTCACACTTATATGGGAGCCTATGTCAGTACAGCATGATATGttagattcaaaataaaaataaaaataaaaacaaccCCTATACCTTATGCTTAAATTTCAAGTAGTCTAACGCAACAAGCAATTTGACCAAATATTAAATGTAATGGAGAAGAGAAAAATATGTATCCTAGCACAAGGCCCAGGCCACATATGCAAGATAATTAGGCTGATGAAGATGCCCATGACCCACAACGTGACCTGCCCCCACATGGAAACCGCCCTTACCCAACACAGTGCAGTCAAATGCTTGCATCTGCATATGCAGCTGATAAACCATATTTTAAAACAATGGTTGCCATGCACATGAAGGCTATCACTTTTGGTAGATTGATCATTATATACTTATAGACCATACAGCAAGAGGGAGAGAAAACTATCCAATACCTGAATAAAAAAATACAGAAACTATAGTTGCATTGTGCATTAttttcacttctttttttttacttCGTAGTttcaaaaatagaaaacaaattTAGTTTTtgctttatttaaaattttaagacatTGTAAAGATGTTTTATATAGTCAACCATTTTTTTCTCTAAACACTAAGAAAAAAATCACTCTTCCATACTTCAGCAGCTGCAGTGGCCATGCTAGTGGTGATGGCAGCAGCAGTGGTAGCGGAAGTGGTGGCGGTGAGAAAAGCAGCAGTCCTGGTGACTATGCCTTGGGGGAAAGGGAATTGAAGAGGATTTTTGTGGGGTCTATTTGGAAACTTCAGCTCTctgtttttaaaaagaaaaaaaaaatgaaaacaagaTTCTTTTGCTTCCACTTTTTCAGAAGTCATTAGAAATGTTTTTTAATAGAAAATAGGAAATAAGTACCAAACATGTATTCAaagtcaattttaatatttttattttaaaaaagaagGCAAAAAAATATGTAATGCCAAACAAGGATTTGCATATCATGGTGAAGTACTTTCACCATGACATGGCTGAAGAGTTTCAAGAACATACGCTTATCATGGTGAGAAATCAAGGCCTTGAGCTTCACTCATATCATTATGAGCAGTCACTTCTAAAAAAGAGATGTACAAACATATGAATAGCATCATCTCCACCAGCACACAAGTTGTGCATGCATGTGTGCAAATGAATGCAGACACACGTGTATTTACaggcaagattttaaatcccgtgggatggaGTTGTTTTGGTTTTCCCATAGAACATGACGTGCCATCTTCCCGCCCCATCCCGACACTGAGACAGCAAATGTCCAAAGACGTCTTGATCAAGATATTGGGACGATGGTGCGATAGTCATGACCTGACACATGGGATGGCACCTCGTCCCAGTATCCTACGGGATGTCCTGCTGGAACTTAAATCCCAGCATACAGGCACACATTCACATAGTTGTTGAATCATAGGACAAGACTAATCTTGTTAATATGATGATTAGGCATCATTAATATCTTTACCGCAAGCCAATCATCATCATTCCTTGCTTTAAGATTTACTGCTTTAAGAATTAATCCAAAAACAACAAATCGTGATAGTTGTAGAAGGCCTACCATCACCATCCCGGAAAACTTGAGCAAAACATACATCCCCAGCCTTTCTCATATGATCCTAAGAAATAAAATGGGTTAGAAGCCACGAGCTCAGAAAGGGGGAAAAATTAATAATCTTAGTAGGAGGTGCTCACACCTTTAAATCTTGCCATGAAGCTGAAGAAGGAAGCCCACGAACAACAACTGCAAAAGTTAAAAAAGGTTGAGAGTTTAAAATTCAGCTCCACGAAAATAACAACTAGCCATTTTGTGGTGTTTATCAAAGCATATACAGCTATAATAACAGGAAATGAGAATTTCATTAAAATAAGATAAAGTTCAATTTCTTGCAAGCACCTCGATATTCAGAACGGCGGGAAACTCCATATTTACTGCCCCTCCCACTTCCATATCCATTGCTCCGTCCAATTGAAGATGACTGCCCTCTGCCCCCATGGGCTAGCTCAACCTGCAGGCAGAGCCCAAGAAGAATCAAATCACCGGTGGTATTATAATCACAAAGACCAAAAATAGTCTCAGTTACCCTTAAACGGTGGCCATCAAAATTATAGCCATCACGACCCCGGATTGCATCATCAGCATCTCTAGAACTTTCAAACTGTGGAATAACAAGTTAAACATGAAACAAGAGAAAATTGCTGAAAGGTCTGAATGTTAAGTAATAGAGTTTACCTCAACAAAACAATAACCAGGCGGCCGAGGTGGATTCTTTAGTTCAATTTCCACTATGCGACCATACTGCAATCAGAATATAACAAGATATCAAAGGTAGCAGTAAATTCCATGAACTACAAACATTAATAAGTTGCATGTTCCGAGAAAGGAAGAACATGCCTTTATGACTACTGGCATTTATACATATCATACTAACAGAATATCTACTTAAAAATTCAAAAGATTGAATTAAAGCACatcttcaaaagtcttcaccACATAAAGCAACTATGCAGTACAGGCTATATACCTAAGCACCAACATCATTTGGCTTGAGTTATGCAACTTTCTGCATTGGCTTCTCCCCTGATGAGAGATAACACAATCTACCACTcaaacttttcatatttcatgGTATCAAAGCCCCAAATCGTCGGACTCGATTATTTTTAGGAAAGCCCAAATAGAATGAATCACTGTGATGAAGAAGCACCATGGTTACTTTTGTTACTGTCATTGACGAGTAGATAAGACAGTGAGAGTTACAATAGTCGTTCATGGTTATTTATGTTAAACTG is a genomic window containing:
- the LOC105032660 gene encoding serine/arginine-rich splicing factor SR30 isoform X2, producing the protein MTGRLSRTIYVGNLPIDIRESEIEDLFYKYGRIVEIELKNPPRPPGYCFVEFESSRDADDAIRGRDGYNFDGHRLRVELAHGGRGQSSSIGRSNGYGSGRGSKYGVSRRSEYRVVVRGLPSSASWQDLKDHMRKAGDVCFAQVFRDGDGTMGLVDYTNYEDMKYAIRKLDDSEFRNPFSRSYIRVRSYEGSMSRSRSQSRSLSRSRSPRRTSQWKDLSLDRHQNLFLQDLDLFLLPDFQDQDLGRGQADCVRLGIWFEKRKLKSMKRSVRRIEDEESFSLLDVPGMT
- the LOC105032660 gene encoding serine/arginine-rich splicing factor SR34A isoform X4 produces the protein MTGRLSRTIYVGNLPIDIRESEIEDLFYKYGRIVEIELKNPPRPPGYCFVEFESSRDADDAIRGRDGYNFDGHRLRVELAHGGRGQSSSIGRSNGYGSGRGSKYGVSRRSEYRVVVRGLPSSASWQDLKDHMRKAGDVCFAQVFRDGDGTMGLVDYTNYEDMKYAIRKLDDSEFRNPFSRSYIRVRSYEGSMSRSRSQSRSLSRSRSPRRTSQWKDLSLDRHQNLFLQDLDLFLLPDFQDQDLGRGQADCVRYMV
- the LOC105032660 gene encoding serine/arginine-rich splicing factor SR30 isoform X1, whose product is MTGRLSRTIYVGNLPIDIRESEIEDLFYKYGRIVEIELKNPPRPPGYCFVEFESSRDADDAIRGRDGYNFDGHRLRVELAHGGRGQSSSIGRSNGYGSGRGSKYGVSRRSEYRVVVRGLPSSASWQDLKDHMRKAGDVCFAQVFRDGDGTMGLVDYTNYEDMKYAIRKLDDSEFRNPFSRSYIRVRSYEGSMSRSRSQSRSLSRSRSPRRTSQWKDLSLDRHQNLFLQDLDLFLLPDFQDQDLGRGQADCVRIRYHALEQEERRNKIRNTIKYVDQPKGSPSRGMQASL
- the LOC105032660 gene encoding serine/arginine-rich splicing factor SR34A isoform X5 translates to MTGRLSRTIYVGNLPIDIRESEIEDLFYKYGRIVEIELKNPPRPPGYCFVEFESSRDADDAIRGRDGYNFDGHRLRVELAHGGRGQSSSIGRSNGYGSGRGSKYGVSRRSEYRVVVRGLPSSASWQDLKDHMRKAGDVCFAQVFRDGDGTMGLVDYTNYEDMKYAIRKLDDSEFRNPFSRSYIRVRSYEGSMSRSRSQSRSLSRSRSPRRSKSKSMERPVSRSPSKSVSPRSRSVSPPRFSRSRSRSRSG
- the LOC105032660 gene encoding serine/arginine-rich splicing factor SR30 isoform X3, which produces MTGRLSRTIYVGNLPIDIRESEIEDLFYKYGRIVEIELKNPPRPPGYCFVEFESSRDADDAIRGRDGYNFDGHRLRVELAHGGRGQSSSIGRSNGYGSGRGSKYGVSRRSEYRVVVRGLPSSASWQDLKDHMRKAGDVCFAQVFRDGDGTMGLVDYTNYEDMKYAIRKLDDSEFRNPFSRSYIRVRSYEGSMSRSRSQSRSLSRSRSPRRTSQWKDLSLDRHQNLFLQDLDLFLLPDFQDQDLGRGQADCVRKLFLGLMFLGSCGQAPCSFWDSFVLCYST